The segment CGCAAACCTTACAGCTGCGGCCAATGTCATCTCGACCCTGATGTTCCGGCTTTCAATGTATATAAAGAAAGCAAGCATGGGTCCAGATACGACAGTCATGAAAATGAATGGAACTTTACCAATGTTCCCTGGGTGCTCGGCAGGGACTTTCAGGCCCCTACCTGTGCAACGTGTCACAACAGCCTGATCACCTCTCCTGACGGGACGGTCATCGCGGAACGGACGCATGACTTCGGCGCCCGCCTCTGGGTGCGGCTCTTTGGACTCATATATTCCCACCCGCAGCCCAAGGACGGCAATACCACGATCATCAGGAACAAGGACGGTCTTCCGCTGCCGACCACGTTTCTCAATGAGCCTGCGTCAGACTTTCTCATTAATAAGGCGGAACAGGAAAAACGATACGACACCATGAAAAATATCTGCAGGGGCTGCCACAGCACCCGATGGACCAATGACCACTTCGCAAAAATGGACAATACGATCAGGGAGACGAATGAGATGACGCTGTCAGCGACTAAACTCATGTCCGAGGCATGGGACAAAGGCATTGAAGACAGATCAAATCCCTTTGATGAACAGATCGAAAAACTCTGGATCAGACAGTGGCTTTTTTATTCGAACTCTGTCAGGTATGCCTCTGCCATGACCGGCGCACCGGATTATGCAGCCTTCAAAAATGGATGGTGGGAGCTTTCCGAAAATCTCCAGAAGATGAGGGATATGATCGATCTTAAGGCCCGCCTGAAAACGATGCATTCGCTCCCTCAGCCGCAAAAAACTGATTAGGAGGGAAGGGATGACCTTCCCTCACCCGCGATTTCTCCAGCTTTATCCCACGACTCGCTGCAACCAGAGCTGCTCCTTCTGCTTTAACGGTCCGGTCGGCCATCCCGGGGACCTGTCCCCTGAACATGCGCTGAACCTTCTCGATATCATGCCGGGTCTCGGCATTTTTGACCTGGACATCATGGGCGGCGAGCCGTTCCTGCTGCCATGGATGCCGTCGTTCATTCACGCTGCGATCAAAGAAGGGATCATGGTAAATATCAGTACCAATGGGAGCTTCCCCGAGGTCATGGAAGCGTTCAGGGGATTAAACCCTGAGAAGATCAACATCGGCATTTCTCTTGAGGGAAGTTCTGCCCAAACACACCGCCGTCTTACCGATGCAGCCTATTACGAAAAGGCAGTTTCAAGCATCAGGTCACTTGTTGCGATGGGCCTGGATCCGATTGTGAAAACCGTCGTGAACAGAACTACCATGCCGGACATCCCCTTAATTGCAGAACTGCTTAGTAAACTGGGGGTCAGGCGATATTATCTTATCCATATGGATCTTCTCGCAGATGCGGTCAGCGCTCAGCATTCAGCGCTCAGCTACCCGGAATTCCTGAGCTTTTTTCAAGAGATCAAATCAGCCAACACTGGAATTGAGATTAACAGGGTAAACGCCTCATGCTTTGAAAAACAGACACTTCCAAAAGGAGTGCGCTGCGCCGGAGGAGTGAGAAAACTCTCAGTCATGCCCGATGGCTCTGTCTATCCCTGCAACCTGTTTCAGCACGTCCCGGCATTCGATCTCGGGAATATCTTTACTGATCCGTTTTCGGTAATATGGTCAAGTCCCCGTCTCGATCACTTCAGAACATTCGGAGAGAACAGCTGCGGGATAACGGCCTGCAAAAATCATGCATCCTGCACAGGCGGCTGCCCTGCTCATGGCATTCTTCATGGTCAGGGACTGCAGGGCACGGACATTCGCTGCATGGAGAGGACTAATCTTTAGCGATCTTCCACCGTCTGTGGCTCCAAAGCCAGTCTGAAGGATATTTCTTATATACTCTTCAAGCGCTTTCGAAAAATTGATCGTATCATGAAGAAGAACCGTATTGACAACGGCTGAAAAATCCAGACGGCTGAAAAATCCTTGACATCGAGGTCTAAGTATAATAAATTTTATAAGCAGGCTGATAGTTATAGATTTAGACTTTTTTTGATCAAGGCAGATGAGTGGACTGACGCAATGAATCTATAAGAAAAAGCGATAGCAAATGAGAGGGAAATCAATTAATTTGTTCAAGGAAGGGGAATGAACAAGGCAGCAGAGGTAATTATTAATCTCCTCGTCACCGTTGCATTCATTGCGTTCATATACTTCGGCTTGTATAGTCCGAGAATTACAGAAGCGGCATCGATGGGGCCGAAAAGTCCCAAAACCGCAGCAGGTGTCTGGACAAACCCAAACAATGCCTTGACGAGTGATACTGCCTACGCAACCTACAATCTCACTGAAGGGGCAAATCTAACACTTTCGAAATATGTATTTACCATTCCTGCCGCTTCAAAAATCGATGGCATTGAAGTATCCGTAAAGGGTTTTGGCAGTAATGCGGCGAACAGGACAATAGCGGTTTCCCTTACAAAAAATGGAACTGCCGCAGGTACGGCAAAGACTCAGCTGCTGACTGGTACAGATGCCACCTACACATTAGGAACAGCCTCAGATCTATGGGGAGCCACGTGGCTGAACACCGAGATAAACTCTGAGACTTTTGGTGTTATGCTTAGAGACCCCGATGCCACGGCAAGTGGTTTCAACATTGATCATGTATCTGTAACCGTTACCTATACTCCAAATGAGCCAATGATGCACAACTCTGCCAGCATTGGCTCTGGAAAGTGGGGAGCAGACGGCTGGGGTATTGCAGGCGGCAAATATGGTGAGTTTGTATGCGAGACCTGCCACACCAGGAATACGCCAAACATTAAGAGGGTGAATACATCCGTGGCTGCACCTGATCCGGCTCCTTCAAACTTCCCGGGAACCGGTCAGGCAATAGTTTTTAACATTACAAGCAATGGCGCGTCTGATTTCGGTGATGACTCTTCAGCACATGCTACCTCAACCAAAATCTGCGAGGTCTGTCATACGTATGACGCAGGCTCTGCAAATGGAGTTAAATACCACGCTTACGATATGTCAGCAGACTTAGCAGATAGGACCCATAACAACAATACGGATTGCATGACCTGCCACTGGCATGCACAGGGCTTCAAGCCATCCTGTAGAGTATGCCACGGGTTCCCTCCCATTGACTCTGAGACAATGGTATCAAACCCGTCGTCAACAGGATCTGCTACTGCAGGTGCACATGCCAAACATGCGTCATCTTCCGGGATGAGCTATTCCTGCGACACGTGTCACTTCAGCGGCATGCCGGCAACTCCCATCAACGGCAATAACAGGATACAGATCGGCTTTAATGTTTTCGGCACAGGCGGGGGCTCGTATGACGGTCAAGCCCTCATAAACGGTTTTGTCTATGAAGGGAAAAACAGCACAACCATAACCACAGGCGGATCAAAGACCTGCTCAGGTATCTACTGCCATGGCTCGACCATGACATCCAACAACGGAACTAATTTGACTCCGGTGTGGGACAACCCTGCAACGGCTGCATGCGGAACCTGCCATGGCGCTACTGCGGCAAATCCACCACTCAGGGGCAGCCACAGGACACATACGATGAATGATACCTGGTGGCATGCTCCCAATACCGACCCTCCCTTTAACAATTACATCTACGGCAGGAACATTGCATGCACGGTATGTCACAACAATTACCCGTCCAGTCATGTAAATGGAAAAACCGACTGGTCCTTCGATGTTTCAACGTATCCAATGCTTTCCGGAGCTGAATACATGGGAGGTTCAAGCGGTTCATCGAATCCTGTTCCGGTCACCTACGGCCAATGTGCCAATCTGTACTGCCACAGCATTGTCCAGACGAGCACTGGAGGGCCGCTGACAGGTCTCGCCGGGGAATATAAAGCGCCGACCTGGGGCAATCTGGATGAAGGCACATGCGGTACGTGCCATTACGCTGATGCCGGACATTCATACTGGGCAGATAAAGGCATGAGTGCTATTGAGATAAGCTCAGGAAGCCATACAAAACATCTCGATAACCTTACGTATACTGTAGGCGGGGGATCAAAGGGGCCGGGCAGGTGTGCTGCCTGCCATAACTATGTCGGATCAGACAACCTTCTGGGCTGCGCATCAGTCTGTCACAATAGCGGCAACCTTCATGTCAACTATCAGATTGATGTGAAGTTTCCGCCGACAAAGTACGGCAGCAGCGCTTCTTATACCGGCACGCCCGATCCGGGCAATGGCTATGGAAACTGCTCAAATACCTACTGCCACGGCAATGGGACATCTGTATCGACCAGCACAATCCCGGGCAGCTCTTCACCAGACTGGGGTGCTGCCGGGCCGCTCGCCTGCAACTCATGCCATGCTTACCCGCCTGCTTATTCAAATGGTTCTCCAAAGGCAAACAGCCATGTCAGGCATGGTCATATATCATGCGAAAAATGTCATTGGGCAACGACACAGGCGAGCAGTACGATAAACGACTATTCGAGGCATGTAAATCAACAGTATGATATCGGCAACAGTACAGGCACCATCACATATACTTTTAGTATGGGGGGAGGATCCTGCAGCGGGACATTCGCCTGTCATGGCAATGCGACCTGGGGAACTTCAATCACGCCGCCAAACTACGCAAACTGTCTTTCCTGCCATAAGACAGCAATGGGCAGCAGAAGGCAGATCGTCGATAGTAACGGTGACGGTTCAGGGAGCGGCGGAGATTTTAAAAAGATCTCACATCACCACTATCCGGCCAGCGGTACGATTACCAACGCCGACTGCCAGGTATGCCACGACACATCCCTTCACCCGGGTGGAAACATCCGGCTGAAGAATGCGGATACAGGAGAAGTATATATATACAGCGCGGCCAGTCCTTCAACGGCTGAGGACCACTGCCTGAGTTGCCATGACGCCGATGGGGCCGGCGGCAACATGATTCCCTTCTCTGACGGGAAGGTCCTCGGTCAAACCACCTATCGAAGCAGTATTGATATAAAGAGCAACTGGGACAAAAATTACGGACACCGGCAAAAGGGTCTTACATGCCTTGGCGATGGCACTCCGAATACAGGATGCCACGTTAGTGGACACGGCTCGGACTATAAGGGGCTCTTGAGCAAAAACCTGACTCTCCCCAATCCATCTACCGCATATTATAGTGCAGCGGACGAAGGTTCGTATGATATCTGCTTCAATTGCCATCAAAACTATCCCCGGGTGACAAAGGAAGCCATTTTAGGATACAGGCTCGGCGGTAATTATGACTTAAACGGTGAGGGTCCGCCGCCCTACAACCTTCCGAATATCCTGACATTATTCAGGGACAGGAATGGACAAGGCACCGGAAATCCCTATGACAACCCTCTTTTCTGGACGAACTTATATACCAATCTCCATTACTTTCACGTGCAAAGTGGTGGGTGGTCTTACAGGGGAGCAACAAGCTCATCCATGAACTGCATAGCCTGCCATAACGTTCATGGTTCGAATACAGCGTCAGGATGGACTTACGATGAGATGCAGTATAATCGTTATACGGGCACAGGCAGTGACCAATACGGAACTATGGACGCCGCAACCTATACGATTCTCAATAATTATCCGACTAATTGCACTTTCAACTGTCATAGCCTGCAAGGGAAAACGCATAATTGGTTTGAGCCGCCAGGGGAGTAAGTCGTGGCGTCAGCTATCATTAGACGCTCTTCCACCGTCTGTGGATCCAAAGCCAGTCTGAAGGATATTTTTTTATATACTCTTCAACCGCTTTCGAAAAATTGATCGTATCATGAAGAAGAGCCGTATCGCTGTTTTCATCCGCGACCAGGGGGATCTCCTCCTGGATCTCGATAATATGCCCTGTCTCCGTCCTCCTGATGAAAAGCGGCACAACTGCAGCTCCGGTCTTGCGCGCAATAAGGGCCGGGGTTTTCATGGCATAGGCATTCGCACCAAGAAAATGAATAATAATACCCTCGGATTTCAGCACGCTCTGATCCATAAGCATGGCAACCGCTTCCTTCTTTTTCAGTGACGACAGTATATGCCTGAGCGCACCCTGCTTATAGATGATATGATTGCCGTATTTCTCCCTCGTCCGCTCGATCAGCCTGTTGAGGTATGCATTATTCTGCTTCCGGGCGATGATGCTCGCGCCGCCAAGGGTCATGGAAAGGTACACGGCCATCAGTTCCCAGTTGCCGCAGTGACCCGTGATGCAGATGACACCATTACCCCGGCTCATTGCCTTCGCGAAGTTTTCGGCGCCTCTCAACTCCACAGTCCTGAATATACTATCTCCCATGCCGTAGTATATCTTGACAACCTCAATGACGAGTCTGCCGAGATTTCTGAAATTCCTGCGTATGACTGCTCCCGGATCTTCGGTGAGCAGTAAGGCACCGCGCTCCACGGCACCGGCAAGATTGTCAAGAGCGATATTCCTTCTGCTCCTCCAGAACATGTACAGCAGAAGACCAAGGGCATCGCCGACGCGCAGGGCAAACCTGAGCGGCAGGACTGCAAAGGGGAATGTGACCAAAACAAGCAGACTGAACAACAAGAACTGACGGAGCCTCTTCATTTCCCGTTTTCTTCTTTCTCCTTTTCTTTCTGGTCGTCCTTCTTGTCCCGCTCCTTAAAAGCTTGTGCGATCTCTTCGAACCGTTTCATGACAAGGCTGCTGAGCGTTCCCTCTGGCCACGTCCCATCATCGTTCAGTTCTCCTGTCACCATGCCGGTAAAGAGCTCAAGTCCCTCCTCCACGCGGCTGATGGCATAGATGCTGAACTTGCCGTCCTTGACTGCATCAACCACCTCTTTTTTGAGCATGAGGTTATGCATATTTTTTTGCGGCATGACCACACCATGGGTTCCGTCAAGACCACGCACTCTGCAGAGATCAAAGAAACCCTCAATCTTCTCATTAACCCCTCCGATCGGCTGCACATCGCCATGCTGGTCCATGGAACCGGTGATCGCAAGATTCTGTTTCAGCGGAACACCCGACAAGCTGCTCAGGATGACATACAGTTCGGCACAGGATGCACTGTCACCCTCGACCATATCATACAGCTGTTCAAACGTTATGGAGGCAGAAAAGCTTATCGGCTTTTTCCCGGCATAGGTGCTGTGGATATAGTTGCTGATGATCAGGATCGCCTTTTCATGGATCTTGCCGCTCATCTTTGTTTCACGCTCGATATTGACCACGCCGGCCTTGCCGGTAAAGGTCTTTGCCGTTATCCTCGAAGGTTTGCCGAACATATAGTCGCCCATGTCCAGGACAGCAAGCCCGTTGATCTGTCCGATCGTTTCTCCCTTCGTATCTACGATGATAGATCCCTCGACGATCATTTCCTGAATGCGGTCCTCGATCCTGCTGTTCCGGTACACCTTTTCCTGAAGCGCCTTCTCCACATGAGCGTTCTGAACTACCGGACTGCCTGCCTTCTTTGCCCAGTAGTTCGCTTCCCTGATAAGGTCCGTCACCTCGCTGAACTGTGATGACAGTTTCTTCTGGTGGCCCGCAAGACGGGCGCCGTACTCAACGATCTTGGAAACACCGGACCGGTCAAAAGCAAGGGTTTTTTCCTTTTTCGCTGTACTTGCAATAAAGGCAGCGTATTTCTGGACCGTCTCTGTGCTGCTGTCCATTCTGCTGTCAAAGTCTGCCTTCACCTTGAAAAGTTCCCGATATTCGTCATCTGCGTTATGAAGAAGATAATACAGATAAGGAGTCCCGACAAGGATGACCTTAACCCTGAGGGGGATAGCCTCAGGCCGCAGCGTCGTGGTTGAGATCATCCGGTACTGCTCCCAAATGTCCTCAATACGGACTTCACCATTGCGAATCGCACGCTTCAGGGCATCATAGGAGAACATGTTGCGGAGCAGATCAAGTGCATTGATCACGATATAACCGCCATTCGCCTTATGCAGAGATCCGGCCTTGATCATCGAGAAGTCCGTCGACGCAACGCCAAACTGGAACTTGTATTCAAGTCTGCCTAACAGGTTGAAATAGGTCGGATTGCTTTCATAGATACAGGGCGCACCCGTGGTCTCCGCATGGTTGACCAGCACATTTACTGCATAGCGGGTAAAGGTCGGTTCATTCTTCTGCATGCGCATGAACGGCAGAGGCGGCGCCTGCTCCTCCTGCCCCTTGAAATCATCAAGATGCTCCAGGATGTCCTCGGTCATCTCGGCCAGGTACGTGTATATCTTTTCGTGGGACTGGTATTTATGCTTCAGGTCATCGGTCAGATGACCTACGACAGAAAGCGCTGCCTCACGTTCAAGTTTGGCAAGGAGGACCTTGAGATTCTTCTCTGCGTCACGCACTTCCCGCACAACATCGTTCAATTTTTCCTGAAGTGTCTTGCCGATCTCGTCGATCTTCGTCTTGATCGATTCCTCAAGGGCTTCATATTCCTCTTCTGTTAAAGGCTCCCCGCTCTTCTTGATCGGAACGATCATGAGGCCGCTCACGCTCTTGCGGATCGAAAAACCCTTGGCCTTTGCATCTTCATCAAGCGCAGAGAAATATTCCTTCTGCTTCTGCTGAAATCCCTCTATGATCTGGGACTTCTGCTTTTCATATTCCTTGGATTCGAAGATCTTCGGGATCTCGACCCTTAGCGTCTTGACCAGCTCTTCCATATCCTTATGAAACAGGGATGCCATCCCGGGGGCAAGAGAAATGGCAAGAGGGACATCTGTATCCTTGAAGTTATATACATAGCACCAGTCAGAGGGCACAGGTTCATCAGCAGCCTTTTTGCTGAGAAAGGACTTGATGGTCGTCATCTTGCCTGTGCCGTTTTCGCCGAGCATAAAGATGTTGAACCCGCTGTTTTCAAGGTTCAGGCCGAAGTCAATCGCCCGCAGCGCCCGTTCCTGCCCGATCGTCTCAATCGCCTCAGGCAGTTCGTCCGTGGTATTGAATGCAAAAACAGAAGGGTCACAGCAATGGTAGAGTTCTTCGATGCTGAGCGGTCTTAACATGCAGTCCTCCAATGAAGAATCCTGCAATGCGTTTGCAGGCGATAGCTTTTTTTAGTATGCAGTATGCGAATAGTTTCAATGCTGCCGAAGACAGGGGAAAAAGTTTATTTTTTCCGTGAGGCGATCTTGTTCAAAGCGTTGATGTACGCCTTGGCAGCGGCAACGATAATGTCCGTGTCAGCACCCTGGCCCCGTGCATTCTTCCCGTTCTCTTCAAGGGTAACGACCACTTCTCCCAAGGCATCAGTGCCGCCGGTGATCCCCTTTACTTCGAACTTCAGAAGATTGCTCTTGGTCTTTGTCATGCCGGCGATCGCCTTGTACGTTGCATCCACTGGACCGTCGCCCCTGGCCGTCTTCTGGACAGACCTGCCCCTGATCTTCATCTTGATCGTAGACTTCGGAACCACTCCCATGCCGCTCGCCACCTTCAGGTCCATCAGCCTGAACACCGCCGGGATCTTCGAGAACTCCTCAGTCACCAGGGTTTCTATGTCCTCGTCAAAGATCTCCTTCTTCTGATCTGCCAGATGCTTGAACTTTACAAAAGCATTCTCGATCTCTTCGGGCGCCAGGTCATAGCCGAGTTCCTGAAGACGGGTTTTGAAGGCGTGACGTCCTGAATGTTTGCCGAGGATCAGTTCGGTCTCCTTGAGACCGATATCCTCAGGCCGCATGATCTCATAGGTCATCTTTTCCTTGAGCAGCCCGTCCTGATGAATGCCTGACTCATGGGCAAAGGCATTCGCGCCGACGATCGCCTTGTTCGGCTGAACATGCATGCCGGTAATCCTCGTCAGGAGTCTGCTCGTCCGGATGATCTCTTTTGTATTGATATTCGTGGTCGCCTTATAAAAATCCTTCCGTGTGGCAAGGTTCATCACCACCTCTTCCATGGAACAGTTCCCGGCACGCTCGCCGATGCCGTTGATCGTGCATTCAACCTGCCCTGCGCCGTTACGAATAGCGGCAAGCGAGTTGGCAACGGCAAGACCAAGGTCATTGTGGCAGTGGACTGCTATGACAGCACTGCTGCCGATCTTCTCCTTGATCGCCCTGATCATGGCGCCGAACTCTGAGGGCGTGGTGTACCCGACCGTATCCGGGATATTCACGGTCGAAGCACCTGCCCGGATCACTGCCTGAACAACCTCGATAAGATAGGGAAGCTCGGTGCGCGTTGCGTCCATAGGAGAAAACTCAACATCTTCTGCAAGACTCCTTGCAAACGCTACCATGGCAACGGAACGTTTAAGCGCTTCTTCGCGACTCACCCGAAACTGATATTTAAGGTGTATGTCTGAGGTCGAGTGAAACGTATGGATGCGGTGCCTTGGTGCATCTTTGATCGCTTCCCAGGCCCTTCTGATATCCTCCTCTTTTGCGCGGGCAAGCCCGGCAATTATAGTGCCATGCACTTCATTTGCAATACGTTTGACTGCTGCGAAGTCGCCGGGGGAGGCTATGGGAAACCCTGCCTCAATGACATCCACGCCGAGTTTAACCAACTGCTTTGCCATCGAAATCTTCTCATCAACATTCATCGAACAGCCGGGCGACTGCTCGCCGTCGCGCAAGGTCGTGTCGAATATCCTTATCGTTCTCATCATTGCACCCCTGTTGCTCCTGGCGGCTGTTCCTGCTGCTGTCTCTGCTTCCTGACCAGGAGTATAATATTTTCTATTATACCCCAAATAAGATATGCCATCGCAAAAACAAAAATGGCAGTGGACGGATGGATCAGCATCACAAACAGGATCATTACAAAGACAATAAGCATCCAGAAGGGCTTCTTTTCTTTGAAGTCGACTTCCTTTAACCCATGGTATCTGAGTGTGCTGACCATCAGCAGGGCAAGAAAGATCGTAAGAAAGGGGTACATAACGGATTTACCCGGTATACCTTCCCAGTGCACATAATAAAAAATGACCACGGAGGAGAGGATGGATGCAGCTCCGGGGATCGGCATTCCCTTAAAGGCCTTTGACCCTGAACTGCCGGTCTGGACATTGAAGCGTGCCAGCCGGAGCGCGCCGCAGGCAACGAACAGGAAGGCTGCCGCCCAGCCGAGCCTGCCAAAAGGCATAAGCGCCCACTTGTACATCATGACCGAAGGCGCAACGCCAAATGCAACGAGGTCTGAGAGCGAGTCCAACTCGACGCCGAATCGTGTCGTCGTATTTGTCAGACGCGCGATCCAGCCATCAAGGCCGTCAAAAATATTCGCAAGCAGTATTGCCCAGGCAGCATGGAGAAAATTGCCGTTGATTGCAGACATGATGGCATAAAAACCGCAGAACATGCCGCAGAGCGTCAGCGTGTTCGGAAGGAGATAAACTCCCTTCTTCGGCTGCTTTTCGCCATGCTGTTTGTGTCCGGCTTCCATATTCCTACCCCCCTGAGATCCGGCCCAGGACCGTCTCTCCTGCCCTGACCATATCCCCCATCCTGACCGTTATTACCGCATCCTTCGGAAGATAGATATCGACCCTTGAACTGAACTTTATCAGGCCATAGCGCTCTCCTGCCTGCAGTGCATCTCCCTCGCTTTTTCTGCAGACAGCCCTGCGGGCGACAAAACCGGCAACCTGCCTCAGCAGGAGATCTCCGTACCGCGTTTCAAATACCATGTCGATATGCTCGTTCTGCATCGAAGCCTCGTCCTTATAGGCAGCGAGAAATTTCCCCTTTACATGCCGGACGGTCTTTACCCTGCCATCGCAGGGGACGCGGTTCACATGCACATTAAACGGTGACATGAATATGCTTATCTGCCTGACATCTTTATGCAGATGCTCAGCTTCGAGAATATCCCTGATAACGATGATCTTTCCGTCAGCAGGTGCAACAAAGATATTCTTTCCTTCAGGTACCTTCCGTTCAGGATCCCTGAAGAAGTAGAACATGAACACGGTCAGCAGAAGGGAGATCAAAGCAACGCCGCCTCCCCCGATCCAGAACACGATCCCGGACAGGGCTGCAAAAAAGGTAATGAACGGATAGCCTTCGGGAGCGAATTTCATTTCATTAAAAGGCCGTGACTAAGGCTGTGGATTTCCTTTCCTCAACCTTAGCCTTGACCTGAATCTGTGTTATGCCTTGCTCTTATCGACCAGCTTACCCTTCTTGAGCCAGGGCATCATGGCGCGGAGCTTGCCGCCTACCTCTTCGATCTGGTGCTGCTCGCCTTTCCGGGTAAGGGCATTGAAGGTAGGCTTGTTCGCCTTGCATTCAAGCATCCATTCCTTTGCAAAAACGCCGTCCTGGATCTCGGTAAGGATCTTCTTCATCTCTCTCTTTGTTTC is part of the Nitrospirota bacterium genome and harbors:
- a CDS encoding phosphatidylserine decarboxylase family protein: MKFAPEGYPFITFFAALSGIVFWIGGGGVALISLLLTVFMFYFFRDPERKVPEGKNIFVAPADGKIIVIRDILEAEHLHKDVRQISIFMSPFNVHVNRVPCDGRVKTVRHVKGKFLAAYKDEASMQNEHIDMVFETRYGDLLLRQVAGFVARRAVCRKSEGDALQAGERYGLIKFSSRVDIYLPKDAVITVRMGDMVRAGETVLGRISGG
- the pssA gene encoding CDP-diacylglycerol--serine O-phosphatidyltransferase, with protein sequence MEAGHKQHGEKQPKKGVYLLPNTLTLCGMFCGFYAIMSAINGNFLHAAWAILLANIFDGLDGWIARLTNTTTRFGVELDSLSDLVAFGVAPSVMMYKWALMPFGRLGWAAAFLFVACGALRLARFNVQTGSSGSKAFKGMPIPGAASILSSVVIFYYVHWEGIPGKSVMYPFLTIFLALLMVSTLRYHGLKEVDFKEKKPFWMLIVFVMILFVMLIHPSTAIFVFAMAYLIWGIIENIILLVRKQRQQQEQPPGATGVQ
- a CDS encoding 2-isopropylmalate synthase, whose translation is MRTIRIFDTTLRDGEQSPGCSMNVDEKISMAKQLVKLGVDVIEAGFPIASPGDFAAVKRIANEVHGTIIAGLARAKEEDIRRAWEAIKDAPRHRIHTFHSTSDIHLKYQFRVSREEALKRSVAMVAFARSLAEDVEFSPMDATRTELPYLIEVVQAVIRAGASTVNIPDTVGYTTPSEFGAMIRAIKEKIGSSAVIAVHCHNDLGLAVANSLAAIRNGAGQVECTINGIGERAGNCSMEEVVMNLATRKDFYKATTNINTKEIIRTSRLLTRITGMHVQPNKAIVGANAFAHESGIHQDGLLKEKMTYEIMRPEDIGLKETELILGKHSGRHAFKTRLQELGYDLAPEEIENAFVKFKHLADQKKEIFDEDIETLVTEEFSKIPAVFRLMDLKVASGMGVVPKSTIKMKIRGRSVQKTARGDGPVDATYKAIAGMTKTKSNLLKFEVKGITGGTDALGEVVVTLEENGKNARGQGADTDIIVAAAKAYINALNKIASRKK